In the genome of Mucilaginibacter sp. 14171R-50, the window TTCCTGAACGATACTTACAGTTTTCAGTTAAGCGAAAGTTTTTTCTGCGATTATTTTGTCATCATTGATGCGCTGCACCAGATACAAGAGCACAATTTGTCGGCAAGCCGGTTTGTAACTGATAATTGTGAGCTTTTTGCACGCGGCGGCTTGCTGCAATACCTGCCCGAGACCTGGCTGGACGATATAAAACTGAGCTTTGAAGAGTCGCTTATGCTGGTTATACTGCCTGAGGTGAAAAAGATATATGAAAGCGGCGATCATAAAAAAGCGTTCGAAATATCCCGCGTGGTGCTCAACATCGATCCGTTTAACGATACCGCTTTAAAATATAAACTTAAATCAGTCCGCAGAATAAAAGGCATCGATCATGCCAAACGTTTATACGACGAGTTTATCAACGAATATCAAAAATCACTGGGTAGCGAATACCCTGTTCACTTCGATAAGATCTGCAAATAAAAATCGGTTCCCGGTTTAAAAATGCTTCACCGATATCAGGGATATTTCTTAAAAAAGGGGTTAATAATCTGCGGTTAACAAAATTTTAACTCTATTAACCCCTTTTTTAACCCTGCTTTTAATACATCCCCCTTTATACTTGTGTGCCGGCTGTACTGGGTTTACCCCTGCAACAGCGTTACCGGCGCAGTTATAAACCAGTTTAAACCAATTTACCTATGGATGAAATTTTTACCAATTATGGTGAATGCCATGGCATTCATTATGGTGTAAAGATCAAAAGGACGGTACGCCATTGTATCACGTTTCTTTTGTTTTTACTGATGTGCAGCGCGGCGTTCGCGCAAAGCAGAACCATTACCGGTGTAGTATCTGATAATGCAGGGCCTTTACCAGGTGTATCGGTAACCATTAAGGGCACCACAGCCGGCACGGTTACAGATGTTAACGGTAGATACTCGCTTAACGTATCCCCGGGCCAAACACTCTTGTTTTCTTTTTTAGGGTATGCACCGCAGGAGGTTGCGGTTAATACGCAATCAACAGTAAGCATTACGCTGGCGCAAAACTCATCTACCTTAAATGAGGTGGTGGTAGTAGGTTACGGCACGCAAAAGAAAGCTACCGTAACAGGCTCAGTCGCCAGTGTTTCGGGCAGCGAGATCACAACCACAAAAAACGAGAACGTTATTAACTCGTTAACCGGTAAGGTGGCGGGTTTGCGGGTAACGCAAAATTCTGCCGAGCCCGGAACGTTCAACAGTTCGTTCAGCATTCGCGGCTTTGGAGACCCGCTGGTGATCATTGACGGTGTGCCGCGCGATAACATAACCCGCCTCGACCCGAACGATATCGAGAGCGTATCGGTACTAAAAGACGCATCGGCAGCTATATACGGTGTGCGTGCCGCAAACGGCGTTATTTTGGTGACTACCAAAAAGGGTAAAAAAGGATCGCTTGAATTAAATTATTCGGGTAGCTATGGTGTCCAGGTGCCCTCGGGTTTGCCAAAGGCCGTTGGCGCAATCGATTTTATGACGCTGGTTAACGAGCAATTACTGCATAACGTTAACGGCGGCCAGGTTAAATATTCCGAATCAGACTTTGACGCCTTCCGTACTGGTACCCGTACCAGTACAGACTGGTACACACCTGTTATTAAAAACAGCGTGCCGCAGCAGCAGCACAATTTAAACGCCATGGGCGGTAACGATAACACCACCTATTTTGTGAGTATGGGCATCACCCAGCAGGATGGCTTTTTGCGAAGCGATGACCTAAATTACAAGCGCTACAACCTGCGCTCGAACCTGAGCACCCGCATCACCAAAAATTTAACGGTTGATGTAAACATAAACGGTACATTAGATCAAAAGGACCAGCCTTACCAGGATGCCTGGTGGATCATCCGGTCGTTTTGGAGGCAGGTACCAACCCAACCTATTTATGCCAATAACAACCCCGCGTACTTTAACATTGGCGAAGTTGATGGCACCAACCCGCTTGCATTGGCCGATGCTGATGTAAACGGTTACAGAAAATACACTAACCGCTGGCTGCAATCGCAGGTGTCGGCAACCTGGCAGCTGCCGTTTGTACCCGGGTTAAGCGCTAAAGGCTTGTATGCATATGATTATTATCATTCAAATAATAAGATCTACCAAAAATCATACAACCAATACAACTACGATGCAAACAGCGATACTTACAGGCCAACAGCTTATCAATCGCCTGCTACCATTCGCAACGAATCGTTTGAGCGGCCGGGCAGCTTAATGCAGCTTTCGTTAAACTACGACCACAATTTTGGCGACCATAGTTTCACAGGCCTGTTATTGTATGAAGAAAACCACCGCCAGCAGGATAACTTTTACGCGCAGCGCGAACTTTCTTTACCGGTAGACCAGATATTTGCCGGTAACGCGCAAAATCAGATCGGATCGGCCAACGTGGGCGACATTTACGACTATGTGAACAAATCAGTTGTAGGGCGTATCAATTACAACTATAAATCCAAATACCTCGCAGAGTTTAGTTTCAGGGAAGATGGTTCGTCAAGGTTCCCTAACTCAAAAAAATGGGGCTTCTTCCCCGCAGGGTCGTTAGGATGGCGCGTATCACAGGAGGGTTTCTGGAAAGATTCTCATGCCCTGTCGTTCATCAACGATTTTAAATTGAGGGCATCGTACGGCAGGGTTGGAGCCGACAATTCGCTTTTCTACCAATTCCTTACCGGTTACGATTACCCCGCCGGCGGGTCAAACAACCAGCTGCCGGGTGGTTCAGTATTCGACGGTACATTTGTAAACGCCATTGCCAGCCGCGGTATTGCTAATGCCAACCTTACCTGGTATAATGCCGAAACCTATAACCTTGGGTTTGATGCAGAAGCATGGAACGGTTTGCTTGGAGCCACCTTTAACGTGTTCAGGCGCGATGGCAGCGGCCTGCTGGCGACCAGGGCGCAAAGCTTGCCAAGTGTTTTGGGAGCGAGACAACCACAGGAAAACTTAAACAGCGACCGGACCCAGGGTTTCGAGGTGGAGCTAACGCACCGCAGCCACATCGGCGCGTTCAATTATAACATAAAGGGTAATGTAGCCTTTGCACGCACCAAAAACAGGTATGTAGAGCACTCGCCCTATGGCAACTCGCAATTAAACTGGCACAATAATCAAAACGACCGCTGGAACAACATTTACTGGGGATATGGCGCCGACGGGCAGTTTACCAGTTACCAGGATATACTGAACAGCCAGCAGTTTGTATCGCGGAATGCCGTGGTAGGCGATTATCAGTACCAGGACTGGAACGGCGATGGCCAGATAACCGGCGACGATGTGCACCCCATTGCATACAACAGCGCGCCGTTAACCAACTTTGGTTTAACACTGGGCGGCTCATACAAAGGCTTTGATTTTAACATGTTATGGCAGGGCGCCACAAATGTTACCGTATCATACATCGAGCAGCTGAACATACCGCTTTGGGGTGGTGGCAGCGCGCTGGAGATGTTTATGGACAGGTACCACCCGGCCGACCCCAACGCCGATCCGTACAACCCCAACACCGTTTGGATTCCTGGTAAGTATGCTTTAACAGGTACTACTGCCGATGTAAACTCTATGTTCAACATCCAGGATGCCTCTTATGTAAGGCTGAAATCGGCAGAGTTAGGGTACAGCCTTTCGCCCAACGCGGCTAAAAAGATAGGTATAAAGGGGGCACGGATATTTGTTACCGGTTATAACATATTAACTTTTACCGGCGTAAAATATCTCGACCCTGAGCACCCTTCGGCCACGTACGGTTATCTGTACCCGCTTAATAAAACATTCTCATTAGGCGTAAATGTTAAGCTTTAAACATTAAGATCATGAAAAAAACGATATATATATTGATATGCTTTTTTGTGTGCTGGACATCGGCCTGCAGAAAGATGGATATACCACCTATAAATATTATCCAGGATAAGGACGCATTAAGCAACGCTGGTGGCGTACAGGCCTACATGGCCCGTTTATACTCGCAGTTACCCATCGAAGATTTTAGGTACTCGCCGCAGCGCGGTCTTAATTTCTTTTGGATCATCAGTCCGTTCCCGGCCGTTACCGGCGAGGCATTAAGCCGCGACCAGCGCGGCGCTATGCAGGAAAACGTAGACGAATCGCCCTGGGCCGAGTGTTACTCGCTGATAAGGGATGCCAACTATTTTATAGAGAATCTGCCGAAATATTCAAGCAGTTTTACCGAGGCACAGGTAAACTCCTGGCTGGGCGAGGCCCGGTTTGTAAGGGCGGCAACTTATTTTGCTTTGGTAAAACGTTACGGCGGCGTGCCTTTGATAGACAAGGTTTTGGAATATCCCACACCTGATCTGGAAAGTTTAAACATCCCCCGTTCGTCAGAGGAGGCTATCTATGATTTCATCGCCACAGACCTTGATTACGCTTACCAAAACATCAGCGAAAATAACCAGGTGGGCCGGGCCAACAAATATGTTGCAGCGGGTTTTAAATCGCGGGCAATGTTATATGCAGGTTCAATAGCTAAGTACAATAACATTACTTTGGTTGATGCTGCGGGTAACCGGGTTTGTGGAATACCATCGGCAAAGGCAGTTACTTATTTCAAGGCGTCTTATGATGCCGCCGTATTGTTAGAAAACAAATACAGCCTTTACAAAAAAGCATGGGCTGCCGGCGATAAGACAGCGCAGTATCAAAACTTTGTGAATATGTTTTTCGACGCTACCAGCCCCGAAAATGTATTTGTGCGGCAGTACCATTACCCCGAATCTGTTCACGGTTATGATGCCTACAATGTGCCTCGCCAGTTAATGGGTGCAAACGGTTACTCGGCCGAGGTTAACCCTACGCTCGACTATGTGGAACTGTTTGACGGCCTGCCCAAGAACGCAGATGGTACAATTAAAACCATGACAGCCGGAAAATATGATCTGTACAATACCACCATGGATCTTTTTGCCAACGCCGAACCCAGACTAAGGGCAACTGTTATACTTCCCGGCGATGAGTTTAAAGGGCAAAGTATCGAAATTCGCCGCGGTATATACACCGGCAGTTCGGCTGGGGGCATTAGTCCGCTGCTGCCTGCAGGCTCAACTGCAAATTATCCTACCACTAATATTGTACAATCATCAAACGCCTCGCAAACACCGTATACCCTGCCTGATGGCAGCACCATGAACCCTGCGGGTTTAAGCGGTATTTTCACCGGTGATGGTACCTGCGCTATATCAGGCTTTTCGGTTCGTAAGTGGCTGGTGCCCGATAAACCTACCTCAGAAGTGCTGGAAAACCGGTCTGACCAAACCTGGATAGAGATGCGTTACGCCGAAGTTTTACTGAACCGTGCCGAGGCCGCTTATG includes:
- a CDS encoding TonB-dependent receptor, with amino-acid sequence MDEIFTNYGECHGIHYGVKIKRTVRHCITFLLFLLMCSAAFAQSRTITGVVSDNAGPLPGVSVTIKGTTAGTVTDVNGRYSLNVSPGQTLLFSFLGYAPQEVAVNTQSTVSITLAQNSSTLNEVVVVGYGTQKKATVTGSVASVSGSEITTTKNENVINSLTGKVAGLRVTQNSAEPGTFNSSFSIRGFGDPLVIIDGVPRDNITRLDPNDIESVSVLKDASAAIYGVRAANGVILVTTKKGKKGSLELNYSGSYGVQVPSGLPKAVGAIDFMTLVNEQLLHNVNGGQVKYSESDFDAFRTGTRTSTDWYTPVIKNSVPQQQHNLNAMGGNDNTTYFVSMGITQQDGFLRSDDLNYKRYNLRSNLSTRITKNLTVDVNINGTLDQKDQPYQDAWWIIRSFWRQVPTQPIYANNNPAYFNIGEVDGTNPLALADADVNGYRKYTNRWLQSQVSATWQLPFVPGLSAKGLYAYDYYHSNNKIYQKSYNQYNYDANSDTYRPTAYQSPATIRNESFERPGSLMQLSLNYDHNFGDHSFTGLLLYEENHRQQDNFYAQRELSLPVDQIFAGNAQNQIGSANVGDIYDYVNKSVVGRINYNYKSKYLAEFSFREDGSSRFPNSKKWGFFPAGSLGWRVSQEGFWKDSHALSFINDFKLRASYGRVGADNSLFYQFLTGYDYPAGGSNNQLPGGSVFDGTFVNAIASRGIANANLTWYNAETYNLGFDAEAWNGLLGATFNVFRRDGSGLLATRAQSLPSVLGARQPQENLNSDRTQGFEVELTHRSHIGAFNYNIKGNVAFARTKNRYVEHSPYGNSQLNWHNNQNDRWNNIYWGYGADGQFTSYQDILNSQQFVSRNAVVGDYQYQDWNGDGQITGDDVHPIAYNSAPLTNFGLTLGGSYKGFDFNMLWQGATNVTVSYIEQLNIPLWGGGSALEMFMDRYHPADPNADPYNPNTVWIPGKYALTGTTADVNSMFNIQDASYVRLKSAELGYSLSPNAAKKIGIKGARIFVTGYNILTFTGVKYLDPEHPSATYGYLYPLNKTFSLGVNVKL
- a CDS encoding RagB/SusD family nutrient uptake outer membrane protein — translated: MKKTIYILICFFVCWTSACRKMDIPPINIIQDKDALSNAGGVQAYMARLYSQLPIEDFRYSPQRGLNFFWIISPFPAVTGEALSRDQRGAMQENVDESPWAECYSLIRDANYFIENLPKYSSSFTEAQVNSWLGEARFVRAATYFALVKRYGGVPLIDKVLEYPTPDLESLNIPRSSEEAIYDFIATDLDYAYQNISENNQVGRANKYVAAGFKSRAMLYAGSIAKYNNITLVDAAGNRVCGIPSAKAVTYFKASYDAAVLLENKYSLYKKAWAAGDKTAQYQNFVNMFFDATSPENVFVRQYHYPESVHGYDAYNVPRQLMGANGYSAEVNPTLDYVELFDGLPKNADGTIKTMTAGKYDLYNTTMDLFANAEPRLRATVILPGDEFKGQSIEIRRGIYTGSSAGGISPLLPAGSTANYPTTNIVQSSNASQTPYTLPDGSTMNPAGLSGIFTGDGTCAISGFSVRKWLVPDKPTSEVLENRSDQTWIEMRYAEVLLNRAEAAYELNTLGQNDKNYLQDAFTIINQIRERAGADFLASAANLNDIDIIRNERRKELGFENKIWWDMRRWRTADKEQNSTIYRVLMPFYSANDKKYFFDARTDERNIRYTFDVRWYYEQIPNGEIQKSQKLIQNPGY